A genomic segment from Nicotiana sylvestris chromosome 1, ASM39365v2, whole genome shotgun sequence encodes:
- the LOC138871036 gene encoding uncharacterized protein → MPGYAKFMKDLVTKKISIDFETIKMTHQVSAIVHSMAPKLEDPGAFTTPCTIGSEDFAKALCALGASFNLMPYSVFKTFGIGKLRPTSMRLQMLDRTMKRLLGIIDHVLVRVDKFILPTDFVILDCEVDYEVPIILERPFLDTGKALVDIEVGELTFRVGDEKVVFHVFKSMKQPNSSEVCSFVDLVTAVIVDDTGAVINVEDPLEAVLLNLDVNGDEG, encoded by the coding sequence atgccgggttatgctaaattcatgaaagatttggtgacaaagaaaatatCCATAGATtttgaaactatcaagatgacccatcaagttagtgcaatagtgcactcaatggctccgaagctagaagatcccggtgctttcaccactccttgcaccattgggagtgaagactttgcaaaagctctatgtgcTTTGGGGGCAAGtttcaacttgatgccctactcagttttcaagacttttgGTATTGGGAAActgaggccgacttccatgagattgcaaatgttGGATAGAACAATGAAAAGACTTTTGGGTATAATTGATcatgttcttgtccgggtggataaaTTTATCTTACcgactgattttgtgatcttggattgtgaggtagattatgaggttccgaTCATATTGGAAAGACCTTTCCTTGATACTGGAAAGGCCTTAGTTGATATTgaagtaggggaactcaccttccgggtgggtgatgagaaagtggtttttcatgtgttcaagtcaatgaagcaacccaacagttctgaagtgtgctcttttgtggaccttgtcacggcagtgatagttgatgatactggTGCAGTGAtaaatgtggaggaccctctagaggcggtattgttgaatcttgatgtaaatgggGATGAAGGTTGA